The Desulforegulaceae bacterium genome includes a window with the following:
- a CDS encoding phage holin family protein → MDNKYFWFKVFVQTLAILVTAVFFKGIVVDSVIAAFFAALILGLLNSIVRPILIFFTLPLTLFSLGLFIFIINAVILKMTAFFIPGFTVQGFFTSIFGALFISIVSFFLNILTLKNHSIEIIDLKKRNGNFWE, encoded by the coding sequence ATGGATAATAAATATTTTTGGTTTAAAGTTTTTGTACAAACCCTTGCCATACTTGTAACAGCAGTGTTTTTTAAAGGAATTGTTGTGGACAGTGTAATTGCAGCCTTTTTTGCTGCCTTAATTCTTGGACTTTTAAATTCGATTGTAAGACCAATTCTCATTTTCTTCACCCTTCCCCTGACTCTTTTCTCCCTTGGACTTTTTATTTTTATTATCAATGCTGTTATTCTTAAAATGACAGCTTTTTTTATTCCAGGATTTACTGTTCAGGGGTTTTTCACCTCTATATTCGGAGCTTTATTTATAAGTATTGTAAGTTTTTTTCTTAATATTTTAACTTTAAAAAATCACTCAATTGAAATAATTGATTTAAAAAAAAGAAACGGAAACTTCTGGGAATAA
- the rpsI gene encoding 30S ribosomal protein S9, whose translation MAKDSRYYATGRRKTSVARTWIEPGAGEIYVNDKPIDTYFSIHRHSSSVIEPLKITDQISAFNIKIKVKGGGITGQAEASRHGISQALIKFDPELRDVLKRAGFVRRDPRMKERKKYGLKGARASFQFSKR comes from the coding sequence ATGGCAAAGGATAGTAGATATTACGCTACAGGAAGAAGAAAGACTTCTGTTGCAAGAACTTGGATTGAGCCAGGTGCGGGTGAAATTTATGTGAATGATAAGCCCATTGATACATATTTTAGTATTCATCGTCACTCTTCAAGTGTGATTGAACCACTTAAAATTACAGATCAAATTTCAGCTTTTAATATAAAAATTAAAGTTAAAGGTGGTGGAATTACAGGGCAGGCGGAAGCTTCAAGACACGGAATTAGTCAGGCCCTTATTAAGTTTGATCCTGAATTGAGAGACGTACTTAAAAGAGCCGGCTTTGTAAGAAGAGATCCAAGAATGAAAGAAAGAAAAAAGTACGGACTAAAAGGTGCTCGTGCAAGCTTTCAGTTTTCAAAACGCTAG
- a CDS encoding GGDEF domain-containing protein, with product MDEIFTIHLITEPDFQRLNTSLMKGVESLSEKNYRVAQIIPQLTKEIRQDFFQTENPVKVSLILEQTSLFVKWNSKKKALASISSLPSKEKINFLKNFFNEELSSASPELLRLQNLKIKNRFENAKKEAQKEIKQIEKQLESRKEKLKEYMIKAETDPLTGLFNRRAYTKQINSSLDALRMQNKVFCLLYLDLDHFKIINDTYGHSFGDKVLKSMAMNMTNSIREKTDLAFRIGGDEFAIIIFSNENAALRISKKIMEGIQQGISIGYTKASKKDTPETITKRADMALYFSKDQGRGSITCAFKSPKTEDPSASSLEILFNGKSKASS from the coding sequence ATGGATGAAATTTTCACCATACACCTGATCACAGAACCTGATTTCCAAAGACTTAACACTTCTCTTATGAAAGGAGTTGAGTCATTGTCTGAAAAAAACTACAGGGTCGCTCAGATTATTCCGCAACTGACAAAAGAAATAAGACAGGATTTTTTTCAAACTGAAAATCCTGTAAAAGTTTCATTGATTCTTGAACAAACCTCGCTTTTTGTAAAATGGAATTCTAAAAAAAAAGCTCTGGCATCAATTTCTTCCCTGCCGTCAAAGGAAAAAATAAATTTCTTGAAAAACTTTTTTAACGAAGAGCTTTCCAGTGCATCTCCAGAACTTTTAAGGCTTCAGAATCTAAAAATAAAAAACCGTTTTGAAAATGCTAAAAAAGAAGCACAAAAAGAAATTAAACAAATAGAAAAACAATTGGAGTCAAGAAAAGAAAAACTAAAAGAGTATATGATAAAAGCTGAAACAGACCCTCTAACAGGTCTTTTTAACAGAAGAGCATATACAAAACAGATAAACTCTTCCCTTGATGCTCTCAGGATGCAAAATAAGGTTTTTTGCCTTCTTTACCTTGATTTGGATCATTTTAAAATAATAAATGACACTTATGGGCATAGTTTCGGGGACAAAGTCTTAAAATCAATGGCAATGAATATGACTAACTCCATCAGAGAAAAAACCGACCTTGCTTTCAGGATAGGAGGAGATGAATTTGCAATTATTATTTTTTCTAACGAAAATGCAGCCTTAAGAATTTCCAAAAAAATTATGGAAGGAATTCAGCAGGGAATCAGCATTGGTTATACAAAAGCCAGCAAAAAAGACACACCTGAAACAATAACCAAAAGGGCTGATATGGCCTTATATTTTTCAAAGGATCAAGGACGTGGTTCAATAACATGTGCATTCAAGTCTCCAAAAACTGAAGACCCATCTGCATCATCATTGGAAATTTTATTTAATGGAAAAAGTAAAGCTTCTTCTTAA
- a CDS encoding 4Fe-4S ferredoxin — protein sequence MMIKRKIIKINEDLCNGCGNCVLDCAEGAIEIVNGKAKIISDNLCDGLGACMGSCPENAMEIIERQALEFDEEAVKKHLENQSAPKCPSFAMSPFQGKGTLSNWPVQISLISADSKVFDNSDLLVAADCVPASCRNFHEEIVGGKKLMIGCPKLDNIDEYIEKLGLIFSKNNLNSLTLARMEVPCCSKMEIILTKSIEKSGKEIKFDMITISREGKII from the coding sequence ATGATGATAAAAAGAAAAATAATAAAAATAAATGAAGACCTATGCAATGGATGTGGAAACTGCGTTCTTGATTGTGCTGAAGGTGCAATAGAAATTGTAAATGGGAAAGCAAAAATTATTTCAGATAACTTATGTGACGGCCTTGGAGCCTGTATGGGAAGCTGTCCTGAAAATGCCATGGAAATTATAGAAAGACAAGCTTTGGAGTTTGATGAAGAAGCTGTGAAAAAGCATCTTGAAAATCAGTCAGCACCCAAATGTCCTTCTTTTGCAATGAGTCCTTTTCAGGGCAAAGGAACCCTTTCAAACTGGCCTGTTCAGATTTCACTTATTTCAGCTGATTCAAAAGTTTTTGATAATTCAGACCTTCTTGTGGCAGCCGATTGTGTTCCAGCTTCCTGCAGAAATTTTCATGAAGAAATTGTGGGAGGCAAAAAGCTTATGATAGGATGCCCAAAGCTTGATAATATCGATGAATATATTGAAAAACTTGGATTGATTTTTTCAAAGAACAATCTAAATTCCCTTACTCTTGCCAGGATGGAAGTTCCCTGCTGTTCAAAAATGGAAATTATTTTAACAAAGAGCATAGAAAAGTCAGGCAAAGAAATTAAATTTGATATGATTACAATATCAAGGGAGGGAAAAATCATTTAA
- a CDS encoding Smr/MutS family protein: MINLIKKIQSFFKKSKNFKGKKDLNDNKVNINFEPEFKEKEERVFPEKPDSSIDSESVDKEKIKIAPPLKKISRKKNKALQKKRAKEKIRQISMEDDLYELFTGKKNPGIKEYSPSETIRYSKPDKNCLKTSMLKPQEIVDLHGLSFLEADKRIENKIISAKYKGVGSVQFITGKGKHSKNMKPVLRDLAEKKAVEMKKNGEICSFAWEKKQKKKSGAITFYLV, encoded by the coding sequence ATGATAAATTTAATTAAAAAAATACAGTCATTTTTTAAAAAAAGTAAAAACTTTAAAGGAAAAAAAGATCTAAATGATAATAAGGTAAATATTAATTTTGAACCCGAATTTAAAGAAAAGGAAGAAAGGGTTTTTCCAGAAAAACCTGATTCTTCTATAGATTCTGAGTCTGTTGATAAAGAAAAAATAAAAATTGCCCCTCCATTAAAAAAAATTTCGCGGAAAAAAAACAAAGCCCTTCAAAAAAAAAGAGCTAAAGAAAAAATTCGGCAGATTTCCATGGAAGATGACCTTTACGAGCTTTTTACAGGAAAGAAAAATCCTGGAATTAAAGAATATAGTCCATCTGAAACAATCAGGTATTCAAAACCTGACAAAAACTGTTTGAAAACATCAATGCTCAAACCTCAAGAAATTGTGGATCTTCATGGGCTGAGTTTTTTAGAAGCAGATAAAAGAATTGAAAATAAGATAATATCTGCAAAATACAAAGGGGTCGGTTCGGTTCAATTTATAACTGGTAAAGGAAAGCATTCAAAAAATATGAAACCAGTGCTCAGAGATCTTGCAGAGAAAAAAGCAGTTGAGATGAAAAAAAATGGGGAAATCTGTTCTTTTGCTTGGGAAAAAAAGCAAAAGAAAAAAAGCGGTGCAATTACTTTTTATTTAGTTTGA
- a CDS encoding STAS domain-containing protein, translating into MMELKKYGKKILKKIDLSSVTEKIIDAGNSSLAKEKLLTDEEIHDYTYELVELFASLLGESKAMPEETLNALKHLMATVNAKIQMRGGSTESFLQLMHYIQYTFMSEIVNYENEKNDREFLFLLKFFNNIVMDAFRLYQEEREGALQAQKEEFLAVSTPITEIWDGVLSLPVIGTLDSVRAMDLMGKLLKRIEEKRAKVIILDLTGVSSIDTQVMHHLIQVIRATALMGSTAIMTGIRPAIASSLANLNLNLDEIQTNSTLAEGLKQAFSILGIKVNKI; encoded by the coding sequence ATGATGGAGTTAAAAAAATATGGAAAAAAAATCTTAAAAAAAATAGATTTGTCTTCTGTAACAGAAAAAATTATAGATGCCGGCAATTCAAGCCTGGCAAAAGAAAAGCTTTTAACAGACGAAGAGATTCATGACTATACCTATGAGCTTGTTGAGCTTTTTGCTTCACTCCTTGGAGAGTCAAAAGCAATGCCAGAAGAAACCTTAAATGCCCTGAAGCATCTCATGGCTACAGTCAATGCCAAAATACAAATGAGGGGAGGAAGCACAGAGTCGTTTCTTCAACTGATGCATTATATCCAGTACACATTCATGAGCGAAATTGTAAATTACGAAAACGAAAAAAATGACCGTGAATTTTTATTCCTCTTAAAATTTTTCAACAATATTGTAATGGACGCATTTAGGCTTTATCAAGAGGAAAGAGAAGGTGCTTTACAAGCACAAAAAGAAGAATTTCTTGCGGTTTCAACTCCCATAACAGAAATTTGGGACGGGGTTTTGTCTTTGCCTGTAATAGGAACACTTGACTCAGTAAGAGCAATGGATCTAATGGGAAAACTTCTTAAAAGAATTGAAGAAAAAAGAGCCAAGGTAATCATCCTTGATCTTACAGGGGTAAGCAGCATAGACACTCAGGTGATGCACCATCTAATCCAGGTCATCCGTGCCACAGCTCTTATGGGCTCAACAGCAATTATGACAGGAATACGACCGGCAATTGCAAGCTCTCTTGCAAACCTTAATTTAAACCTTGATGAAATCCAGACAAATTCAACTTTGGCAGAAGGGCTTAAGCAAGCATTTTCCATACTTGGAATTAAAGTAAATAAGATTTAA
- a CDS encoding nitroreductase family protein, whose amino-acid sequence MNDFSQFLKERRSIRKFLDKPIEKEVEKELLEAVRWSPSWANTQCWEIIVVRDSEKRKEIQGAFFGKNPAIKAIISAPLLFAFCGKKKMSGYYNNEAPTILGDWFMYDLGIATQSFCLCAHSKGLGTVITGLFDHKKVEKILNLPDDINVVSLVPVGYPDQAPKPPKRKELSSFVYNDFYGNKI is encoded by the coding sequence ATGAATGATTTTTCTCAGTTTTTAAAAGAAAGAAGATCCATTAGGAAATTTCTTGACAAACCCATTGAAAAGGAAGTTGAAAAGGAGCTTCTTGAAGCTGTGAGGTGGTCTCCATCATGGGCAAATACTCAGTGCTGGGAAATAATTGTTGTAAGAGACAGTGAAAAAAGAAAGGAAATTCAGGGAGCTTTTTTTGGGAAAAACCCTGCAATCAAGGCAATTATTTCAGCCCCGCTTCTTTTTGCTTTTTGCGGCAAAAAAAAGATGTCTGGTTATTATAACAATGAAGCCCCTACAATACTTGGGGACTGGTTTATGTATGATCTTGGGATAGCAACCCAGAGTTTTTGCCTCTGTGCTCATTCAAAGGGTTTGGGGACAGTTATTACAGGACTTTTTGATCATAAAAAAGTAGAAAAAATTTTAAATCTTCCAGATGATATCAATGTTGTAAGTCTGGTTCCTGTTGGTTACCCTGACCAAGCTCCAAAACCGCCCAAGAGAAAAGAATTGTCTTCCTTTGTTTATAATGATTTTTATGGAAACAAGATTTGA
- a CDS encoding CBS domain-containing protein yields MNKKKEITLIATHTNADLDGVASMLAAQKLYPDSKIVFHHEGKGVLKRFFIQSLAHLFNIISLKELDNYKIKKLVIVDTRQRGRLGEIAKLADKKEISIDIYDHHERTDSDIKADFELYEKTGATATILTQLLLEKNIEITPEEATILSLGIYEDTNSFKFNSTTGKDLKIAGFLRDKGADTEFISNIISKEISPEQLSLLNDMVENSISYRINNLNIVISTVSRDHYIPDLGFLTHKLNKMESKDAVFVAARMESKVFVIGRSSSSELNIGKILKTFKGGGHPFAGSASIGKKTLSQTRDLLLTGIRKYLKSNFKAKNLMSSPPLKIKTEDTIGNASKILTKYNINALLAVDESEILKGIISRQVVEKAKYHNIINVPVKKFMSTDFMEVSEDAPISEIEEKIIGNRQRILPVRNNKGELAGVLTRTDLLHHIVSNFREGPFIQDSTLYSLSPATKNISNTLKDRLPDKIVNLLKHIGKTADDSNINAYVVGGFVRDVLLYLNKNEFDIDIVVEGNGIHFANKLAASLNARISPHEKFNTAVVSLEDGLKIDVATARTEFYSSPAALPEIEMSSLKLDLYRRDFTINTLAVQLNTTNYGKLIDYFFGQRDLKDKVVRIIHNLSFVEDPTRIFRAVRFEQRFNFKIGKFTEKLIKNAIDMEFFKRLSGPRVFSELKYILMEENPLPAIERIASFGLFHAIHSEFEFSDRNREIIESSQKTINWFSLNDPETQINRWMVYFSGLIHNLNSETKESICTKFKLPPKIMEIFTKENFKAQEVIGWMKKNREIERSKVYLKLSKFKTETLLYLLSITKDEKIKQNIVLFFTELKKTTIQIKGKELKTLGFKPGPIFGEILEKILLEKIDGNIKTFNDEFDFAKRYL; encoded by the coding sequence TTGAACAAAAAAAAAGAAATCACACTAATAGCCACCCATACAAATGCTGATCTTGACGGTGTTGCATCAATGCTTGCAGCTCAAAAACTTTATCCTGACTCAAAAATAGTTTTTCACCACGAAGGCAAAGGAGTTTTAAAGCGGTTTTTTATTCAGTCTCTAGCCCATCTTTTTAATATTATCTCGCTAAAAGAACTGGATAATTACAAAATAAAAAAACTTGTTATTGTTGACACAAGACAAAGGGGAAGACTGGGTGAAATTGCAAAACTTGCTGACAAAAAAGAAATTTCAATAGACATTTACGACCACCATGAAAGAACAGACTCAGATATAAAAGCAGATTTTGAACTTTATGAAAAAACAGGAGCAACAGCAACAATACTCACCCAGCTGCTTTTAGAAAAAAACATTGAAATAACACCTGAAGAAGCTACAATTTTAAGCCTTGGAATCTATGAAGACACAAACTCCTTCAAATTTAATTCAACAACAGGAAAAGATCTTAAAATTGCAGGCTTTTTAAGGGACAAAGGTGCAGATACAGAATTTATCTCAAATATTATTTCAAAGGAAATATCTCCTGAACAGCTTTCTTTGTTAAATGATATGGTGGAAAACTCTATCTCATACAGAATAAACAACTTAAATATTGTGATCTCAACTGTTTCAAGAGATCATTATATTCCAGATCTTGGATTTTTAACACATAAGCTCAATAAAATGGAATCAAAAGATGCGGTTTTTGTTGCAGCTAGAATGGAAAGCAAGGTCTTTGTTATAGGAAGAAGCAGCTCTTCGGAACTTAATATAGGTAAGATTTTAAAAACTTTCAAAGGAGGAGGCCACCCTTTTGCAGGCTCAGCTTCAATAGGGAAAAAAACTCTTTCACAGACAAGAGATCTTTTACTCACCGGGATAAGAAAATATCTTAAATCAAATTTCAAAGCAAAAAATCTCATGTCTTCCCCTCCTCTTAAAATTAAGACCGAAGACACTATTGGCAATGCTTCAAAAATCTTAACCAAATACAATATAAACGCACTTCTTGCAGTTGATGAAAGTGAAATTCTAAAGGGAATTATTTCCCGTCAGGTTGTTGAAAAGGCAAAATATCACAATATAATCAATGTCCCTGTAAAAAAATTTATGAGTACTGACTTTATGGAGGTATCAGAAGATGCTCCTATCTCTGAAATAGAAGAAAAAATAATTGGAAACAGACAAAGAATCCTCCCTGTTAGAAACAACAAAGGCGAACTTGCAGGAGTTCTTACAAGAACCGATCTTTTACACCATATAGTCAGCAATTTCAGGGAAGGTCCTTTTATCCAGGATTCAACACTTTACTCCCTTTCTCCGGCTACAAAAAACATTTCAAACACTTTAAAAGACAGGCTCCCCGATAAAATAGTTAATCTTTTAAAACATATAGGCAAAACAGCTGATGACTCCAATATAAATGCCTATGTTGTGGGCGGTTTTGTAAGGGATGTTCTCCTTTATTTAAACAAAAACGAATTTGACATTGATATTGTTGTTGAAGGCAATGGAATTCACTTTGCCAACAAGCTTGCAGCATCCCTCAATGCCAGGATAAGCCCCCATGAAAAATTCAATACAGCTGTTGTTTCCCTTGAAGACGGCCTTAAAATTGATGTGGCTACAGCAAGGACAGAGTTTTATTCTTCTCCGGCAGCTCTTCCTGAAATTGAAATGAGTTCACTCAAGCTGGATCTTTACAGAAGGGATTTTACCATAAATACACTTGCAGTTCAGCTCAACACAACAAATTATGGAAAACTCATAGATTATTTTTTTGGACAAAGGGATCTAAAAGACAAGGTAGTAAGAATAATTCATAATCTTTCTTTTGTGGAAGACCCCACAAGAATATTTCGTGCTGTAAGATTTGAACAAAGGTTTAATTTTAAAATTGGAAAATTTACTGAAAAACTGATCAAAAACGCAATTGATATGGAATTTTTCAAAAGACTAAGCGGCCCAAGGGTTTTCAGTGAGCTAAAATATATATTGATGGAGGAAAACCCTCTTCCTGCAATAGAACGAATTGCAAGCTTTGGCCTTTTTCATGCAATTCACAGCGAATTTGAATTCTCAGACAGAAACCGTGAAATAATAGAGTCTTCCCAAAAAACAATCAACTGGTTTTCCCTTAACGATCCAGAAACTCAAATAAACAGGTGGATGGTTTACTTTTCAGGACTTATTCACAACTTAAATTCTGAAACAAAAGAATCTATATGCACAAAATTCAAGCTTCCCCCAAAAATCATGGAAATTTTTACAAAAGAAAATTTTAAGGCACAAGAGGTGATAGGATGGATGAAAAAAAATCGGGAAATAGAAAGAAGTAAAGTTTACCTGAAACTTTCCAAATTCAAAACTGAAACCCTACTCTACCTTCTTTCAATAACAAAAGATGAGAAAATAAAACAAAATATTGTTTTATTTTTTACAGAACTTAAAAAAACAACAATCCAGATTAAAGGTAAGGAGCTTAAAACTCTTGGTTTTAAACCCGGTCCTATATTTGGAGAAATTCTTGAAAAGATTCTTCTTGAAAAAATCGACGGAAATATAAAAACTTTTAACGATGAGTTTGACTTTGCCAAAAGATATTTGTAA
- a CDS encoding tryptophan--tRNA ligase: protein MKKTRILTGITTTGTPHLGNYAGAIKPAIEASKNLENKSFYFLADLHALIKNKNPKEVHQSSLEVAATWLALGLDTENAYFYRQSDIPEISELTWILSCLTAKGLMNRAHAYKASVAENIEQKAKDPDKGITMGLFSYPILMAADILIFKADLVPVGKDQIQHLEMARDIGMRFNHLYEELFTLPQALTDENAAVLKGLDGRKMSKSYGNTIPLFDTEKKLKKMINKITTNSQPPEEPKDTKDCTLFEIYSAFADKNQIEEIKKRYSEGIGWGEMKLTLFELLNDQLKEPRKQYEYLIKNPSIVEETLIKGGLKAREEAIPMLKKIKKAVGLRALG from the coding sequence ATGAAAAAAACAAGAATTTTAACAGGAATTACAACAACAGGAACACCTCATCTTGGCAATTATGCAGGAGCAATAAAGCCTGCAATTGAAGCAAGCAAGAACCTGGAAAATAAATCATTTTATTTTCTTGCTGACCTCCATGCTCTGATAAAAAACAAGAATCCTAAAGAAGTCCACCAATCAAGCCTTGAAGTTGCCGCAACCTGGCTGGCACTTGGGCTTGACACTGAAAACGCATATTTTTACAGACAATCTGATATTCCAGAAATTTCAGAACTTACCTGGATATTAAGCTGCCTTACAGCCAAGGGGCTGATGAACAGAGCCCATGCATATAAAGCTTCTGTGGCTGAAAACATTGAACAAAAAGCAAAGGATCCCGATAAAGGAATCACCATGGGGCTTTTCAGCTACCCTATTCTTATGGCAGCCGATATTCTTATTTTCAAGGCAGACCTTGTGCCTGTTGGAAAAGATCAGATCCAGCACCTTGAAATGGCAAGGGATATCGGAATGAGGTTTAATCATTTATATGAAGAATTATTTACCCTTCCACAAGCATTAACCGATGAAAACGCAGCTGTTCTAAAAGGGCTTGACGGAAGAAAAATGAGTAAAAGCTACGGAAATACCATTCCACTTTTTGACACTGAAAAAAAACTTAAAAAAATGATAAATAAAATTACAACAAATTCCCAGCCGCCCGAAGAACCCAAAGATACAAAGGATTGCACTCTTTTTGAAATCTACTCTGCCTTTGCTGATAAAAATCAGATTGAGGAAATTAAAAAAAGATATTCAGAAGGAATAGGCTGGGGTGAAATGAAATTAACTTTGTTTGAACTTTTAAATGATCAGCTAAAAGAACCAAGAAAACAATATGAATATCTGATAAAAAACCCTTCTATTGTGGAAGAAACCTTAATAAAAGGTGGCTTAAAAGCAAGGGAAGAAGCTATACCCATGCTTAAAAAAATCAAAAAAGCAGTAGGCCTCAGAGCTCTTGGATAA
- a CDS encoding PilZ domain-containing protein has protein sequence MTYTPEKIFVPGKPIEIVFNIDSLSPVSRNSIIFDLNPKKKEIIVSQTTPNTGKFYSYETLHITTLKNNELNQRTRFGIKGSITGFIDNYKLNNQTTEPALKITYSGKVSEANIRSAFRIKPNNVYSVMAKIILKNKDYISGKNFRIYDISLTGMGILIPNSLDRRKNPLIELELNDLGKIGIVMKSPGTEKDLPEIKKIFNRIKTVRINRKFNERYILIGFKFGHWERSHEEILGKFIHQLQLFEIRHHQNY, from the coding sequence ATGACTTATACTCCAGAAAAAATTTTTGTCCCGGGAAAACCTATTGAAATAGTGTTTAACATTGATTCTCTTTCTCCAGTATCAAGGAATTCTATTATCTTTGATCTTAACCCAAAAAAAAAAGAAATTATTGTATCCCAGACAACCCCGAATACAGGGAAATTTTATTCCTATGAGACACTTCATATCACCACTTTAAAAAACAATGAACTAAACCAAAGAACAAGATTTGGGATTAAAGGCTCTATCACTGGTTTTATTGATAATTACAAACTAAACAACCAAACCACAGAACCTGCATTAAAGATTACTTATTCAGGCAAGGTGTCTGAGGCTAACATAAGATCTGCTTTTAGAATTAAGCCAAACAACGTCTATTCCGTAATGGCAAAAATCATTTTAAAAAACAAGGACTATATTTCAGGGAAAAACTTCAGGATTTATGATATTTCGCTTACAGGTATGGGAATTCTTATTCCAAATTCGCTGGATAGAAGAAAAAACCCCTTAATTGAACTCGAATTAAATGATCTTGGAAAAATCGGCATAGTGATGAAAAGTCCCGGTACTGAAAAAGATCTTCCAGAAATTAAAAAAATTTTTAACAGAATAAAAACTGTAAGAATAAACAGAAAATTCAATGAAAGATACATTCTTATAGGATTCAAATTTGGCCATTGGGAGAGAAGTCATGAGGAAATTTTAGGCAAATTTATCCATCAGCTCCAACTTTTTGAAATAAGGCATCATCAAAACTATTAG
- the rplM gene encoding 50S ribosomal protein L13: MKKQTYSAKKEDIQKKWYVVDAEGKVLGRLASEVAKIIRGKHNPLFTPHVDCGDFVIVVNAEKVVLTGRKLTQKKYYRHSGYTGGLRETTAEKLLEKKPEQLVTLAVKGMLSKSKLGRQLNKNLKVYSGSVHPHNAQQPEVLEI, encoded by the coding sequence TTGAAAAAACAGACATATAGTGCTAAAAAAGAAGACATACAAAAAAAATGGTATGTTGTTGATGCTGAGGGTAAAGTTCTTGGCAGGCTGGCTTCGGAAGTTGCCAAAATAATAAGAGGTAAGCACAATCCTTTATTTACACCTCATGTTGATTGTGGAGATTTTGTAATAGTTGTAAATGCTGAAAAAGTTGTTCTTACAGGAAGAAAACTGACTCAGAAAAAATATTACAGACACAGTGGTTACACAGGCGGTTTAAGGGAAACTACAGCTGAAAAACTTCTTGAGAAAAAACCCGAACAGCTTGTAACTCTTGCTGTTAAAGGGATGCTTTCAAAAAGCAAGTTAGGAAGACAGCTTAATAAAAATTTAAAAGTTTATTCAGGTTCAGTTCATCCTCATAATGCACAGCAACCTGAAGTTCTCGAAATTTAA
- a CDS encoding FeoB-associated Cys-rich membrane protein, with translation MEFIQTIIVVFIVIAAFLFILKAVFSKKTNNNACGGCHSSCSNCSQPGIKLEKRSEIKEKDLKP, from the coding sequence ATGGAATTTATTCAGACTATTATTGTTGTTTTTATAGTTATTGCAGCCTTTCTTTTTATTTTAAAAGCTGTTTTTTCAAAAAAAACTAACAACAATGCCTGCGGGGGATGCCATTCTTCATGTTCAAATTGCAGTCAACCTGGAATAAAGCTTGAGAAAAGAAGTGAGATCAAGGAAAAAGATTTAAAGCCTTAA
- a CDS encoding Crp/Fnr family transcriptional regulator, with product MEKTLKITLMFKSLSNEQIQKLLKICTLKSYDPNQMIFFDNDPANGLYLIKTGKVKIFKMSEEGKEQIFHIFSRGEPFGEAAVFADTGFPANAQTISKSEIIYIPKKELLEIFKKDPSTAMNMLAVLSLRLKEFTRLVEDLTLKELPERLASYILIQEKAQGKKNKIILEFSKGQLSKVLGTTQETLSRTLGRFSKAGLIEVDKRKIKVLDKEFLYDISTGVENLKNIDG from the coding sequence ATGGAAAAAACTCTTAAAATCACACTTATGTTTAAGTCTTTGTCCAATGAACAGATTCAGAAACTTCTTAAAATCTGTACTCTTAAATCATATGATCCAAATCAGATGATTTTTTTTGACAATGACCCTGCCAACGGCCTCTATCTTATAAAAACAGGAAAAGTAAAAATTTTTAAAATGTCAGAGGAAGGAAAAGAACAGATCTTCCATATTTTTTCCAGGGGAGAGCCTTTTGGTGAAGCAGCTGTTTTTGCAGATACAGGGTTCCCCGCCAATGCCCAGACTATTTCAAAGTCTGAAATTATTTACATCCCTAAAAAAGAACTTCTTGAAATCTTTAAAAAAGATCCCTCTACTGCAATGAATATGCTGGCTGTTTTATCTTTAAGGCTAAAAGAATTTACAAGATTGGTAGAAGATCTCACACTTAAGGAGCTTCCGGAAAGACTTGCATCATATATTCTCATCCAAGAAAAAGCCCAGGGTAAAAAAAATAAGATAATTCTGGAATTTTCCAAAGGTCAGCTTTCAAAAGTACTTGGAACAACCCAGGAAACTCTTTCAAGAACATTGGGTAGGTTTTCAAAAGCAGGGCTGATAGAAGTGGATAAAAGAAAAATAAAAGTTTTAGACAAAGAATTTCTTTATGATATTTCAACAGGGGTTGAAAATCTTAAAAACATTGATGGCTGA